In Brachypodium distachyon strain Bd21 chromosome 2, Brachypodium_distachyon_v3.0, whole genome shotgun sequence, one genomic interval encodes:
- the LOC104583214 gene encoding ubiquitin-like-specific protease 1A — protein sequence MQIFLPLNHSRHWYLSMVNPSLKEIHILDSLHNPAASKESNCTDQTKLSEVLQGMERYMELLDTTEDNTAHTNAIWTDFKVSTWKRKFIRGLPQQRDGSSCGLFMLKFMENWLGEKLQERFTQRQIDTFRKELPCTLLRCNLNKAPYMDSPPEGNSPQISNGGLSEVQEVDAVGNPMISNSTSAETTKFFLVFL from the exons ATGCAGATTTTCCTCCCCTTAAATCACTCAAGGCATTGGTACTTATCCATGGTCAATCCCAGCCTTAAAGAAATTCACATACTCGACTCCTTGCATAATCCTGCAGCTAGCAAGGAGAGTAATTGTACAGACCAGACGAAATTGTCAGAAGTG CTCCAAGGAATGGAGAGGTACATGGAGTTGCTGGACACAACTGAAGATAATACGGCACACACAAATGCTATATGGACAGATTTCAAGGTATCAACCTGGAAAAGAAAGTTCATACGTGGGCTGCCACAGCAGAGAGATGG TTCCTCATGCGGCTTGTTCATGCTTAAATTTATGGAGAACTGGTTGGGAGAAAAGTTACAGGAGAGATTCACGCAG CGCCAAATTGATACATTCAGAAAGGAGCTACCATGCACGTTGCTCCGCTGTAATCTGAACAAGGCGCCATATATGGACAGTCCTCCAGAGGGAAACTCTCCTCAAATATCTAATGGCGGTCTATCCGAAGTTCAAGAAGTTGATGCAGTCGGAAACCCTATGATATCTAACAGCACTAGTGCTGAGACTACTAAGTTTTTTTTGGTGTTCCTGTGA
- the LOC100832768 gene encoding auxin-responsive protein IAA16 isoform X2: MAWNGSREEEERGLELSLGLPGYFSGSPGQAGSEEEHKGSRRGAGAKGRSSDGFKARPPAAAPVVGWPPVRSFRRNIASSSSKPPPAEPQPRHGGKAGSSGGGGSQKQGLFVKINMDGVPIGRKVDLKAHGGYGKLADAVDHLFRGLLAGQSSCAGEKNTAAITGLLDGSGEYTLVYEDDEGDQMLVGDVPWDMFVATAKRLRVLRSSDLNASSLRAAVSRKRGATES; the protein is encoded by the exons ATGGCTTGGAATGGgtcgagggaggaggaggaacggGGGCTTGAGCTGAGCCTTGGCCTGCCTGGCTACTTCTCCGGATCACCAGGCCAAGCTG GttcggaggaggagcacaagGGAAGCCGCCGTGGCGCTGGGGCGAAGGGGAGAAGCAGCGACGGCTTCAAGGCAAG GCCGCCAGCGGCAGCTCCAGTGGTGGGATGGCCGCCCGTGCGCTCATTCCGGCGGAACAtcgcctcgtcctcgtccaAACCGCCGCCTGCCGAGCCACAACCACGGCACGGAGGCAAggccggcagcagcggcggcggcggaagccaGAAGCAGGGCCTTTTCGTGAAGATCAACATGGACGGCGTCCCCATCGGGCGGAAGGTGGACCTGAAGGCGCACGGCGGCTACGGCAagctcgccgacgccgtcgaCCACCTCTTCCGAGGCCTCCTCGCCG GCCAGAGCAGCTGCGCAGGGGAGAAGAACACGGCGGCGATCACGGGGCTTCtggacggcagcggcgagtACACCCTGGTgtacgaggacgacgagggcGACCAGATGCTGGTCGGAGACGTCCCATGGGA CATGTTCGTCGCCACCGCCAAGAGGCTGCGCGTTCTGCGGAGCTCGGATCTGAACGCGTCGTCG CTACGAGCGGCGGTGAGCCGGAAGAGGGGAGCAACGGAAAGCTGA
- the LOC100832768 gene encoding auxin-responsive protein IAA16 isoform X1 yields MAWNGSREEEERGLELSLGLPGYFSGSPGQAGSEEEHKGSRRGAGAKGRSSDGFKARPPAAAPVVGWPPVRSFRRNIASSSSKPPPAEPQPRHGGKAGSSGGGGSQKQGLFVKINMDGVPIGRKVDLKAHGGYGKLADAVDHLFRGLLAAQRDVNPAIAVGQSSCAGEKNTAAITGLLDGSGEYTLVYEDDEGDQMLVGDVPWDMFVATAKRLRVLRSSDLNASSLRAAVSRKRGATES; encoded by the exons ATGGCTTGGAATGGgtcgagggaggaggaggaacggGGGCTTGAGCTGAGCCTTGGCCTGCCTGGCTACTTCTCCGGATCACCAGGCCAAGCTG GttcggaggaggagcacaagGGAAGCCGCCGTGGCGCTGGGGCGAAGGGGAGAAGCAGCGACGGCTTCAAGGCAAG GCCGCCAGCGGCAGCTCCAGTGGTGGGATGGCCGCCCGTGCGCTCATTCCGGCGGAACAtcgcctcgtcctcgtccaAACCGCCGCCTGCCGAGCCACAACCACGGCACGGAGGCAAggccggcagcagcggcggcggcggaagccaGAAGCAGGGCCTTTTCGTGAAGATCAACATGGACGGCGTCCCCATCGGGCGGAAGGTGGACCTGAAGGCGCACGGCGGCTACGGCAagctcgccgacgccgtcgaCCACCTCTTCCGAGGCCTCCTCGCCG CTCAAAGGGACGTTAATCCGGCCATTGCTGTAGGCCAGAGCAGCTGCGCAGGGGAGAAGAACACGGCGGCGATCACGGGGCTTCtggacggcagcggcgagtACACCCTGGTgtacgaggacgacgagggcGACCAGATGCTGGTCGGAGACGTCCCATGGGA CATGTTCGTCGCCACCGCCAAGAGGCTGCGCGTTCTGCGGAGCTCGGATCTGAACGCGTCGTCG CTACGAGCGGCGGTGAGCCGGAAGAGGGGAGCAACGGAAAGCTGA
- the LOC100821491 gene encoding polygalacturonase At1g48100 → MRAASSRPSLMVLTLVLAALCVVVVDGRNHIHKQKPHGHGGVGGRHNKASGANGATVVSSPAVPPEDADEPPPLLVPPPPIGTGIVPSDPATPTQPEQQPCVFDVRAFGAAGESTADDTDAFRAAWSAACAVQSGVLLVPSDGTFTIASTTFSGPCQPGLVFQVDGVLMPPDGPDCWPPSDNRRQWLVFSNLDGMTLRGAGTIEGNGEEWWNLPCKPHRGPNGSTLHGPCDSPTLIRFFMSRNLVVEGLRVENSPEFHFRFDGCSDVLVDGLFISAPANSPNTDGIHVENTERVRIYNSKISNGDDCISIGTGSYDLDIQNISCGPGHGISIGSLGVHNSQACVANVTVRNAVIRNSDNGLRIKTWQGGAGSVSGIAFDGVLMENVRNCIIIDQYYCLDKRCMNASTAVRVANVSYSNVRGSYDVRSAPIHFACSDAVPCTNVTMSEVELLPFSGELVDDPFCWSAYGVQQTPTIPPISCLQDGLPESLLDDLDLKCP, encoded by the exons ATGAGAGCTGCATCATCACGGCCGTCGTTGATGGTGCTGACATTAGTGCTAGCGGCACTGTGCGTTGTCGTTGTAGATGGAAGGAACCACATACACAAGCAGAAGCCTCATGGCCATGGAGGCgtcggcggcaggcacaaCAAGGCCAGCGGCGCCAATGGGGCCACGGTGGTGTCATCCCCTGCAGTCCCACCAGAGGATGCCGatgagccgccgccgctccttgtgccgccgccgccgatcggCACGGGCATTGTCCCGTCAGACCCGGCCACCCCGACGCAGCCAGAGCAGCAGCCGTGCGTGTTCGACGTGCGGGCAttcggcgcggcgggcgagAGCACGGCGGACGACACGGACGCGTTCCGGGCGGCCTGGAGCGCGGCCTGCGCCGTGCAATCGGGCGTGCTGCTCGTGCCATCCGACGGCACGTTCACCATCGCGTCCACCACGTTCTCCGGGCCATGCCAGCCCGGGCTCGTGTTCCAGGTGGACGGGGTGCTGATGCCGCCGGACGGGCCGGACTGCTGGCCTCCGTCGGACAACCGGCGGCAGTGGCTCGTCTTCTCCAACCTCGACGGCATGACGCTGCGCGGCGCCGGCACCATCGAGGGGAACGGCGAGGAATGGTGGAACCTCCCTTGCAAGCCTCACAGG GGTCCCAACGGGTCCACGCTACACGGGCCGTGCGACAGCCCCACG ctGATTAGGTTCTTCATGAGCCGGAACCTGGTGGTGGAGGGCCTGAGGGTGGAGAACAGCCCCGAGTTCCACTTCCGGTTCGACGGCTGCAGCGACGTGCTCGTCGACGGGCTCTTCATCAGCGCCCCCGCCAACAGCCCAAACACCGACGGCATCCACGTCGAGAACACGGAGCGCGTCCGGATCTACAACTCCAAGATCAGCAATG GTGATGATTGCATCTCAATTGGGACCGGGAGCTACGACCTGGACATACAAAACATATCGTGTGGCCCTGGCCATGGCATAAG CATCGGCAGCCTGGGCGTGCACAACTCACAAGCCTGCGTGGCGAACGTGACGGTGCGGAACGCGGTGATCCGGAACTCGGACAACGGCCTGCGGATCAAGACGTGgcagggcggcgcgggctccgTCTCCGGGATCGCCTTCGACGGCGTCCTCATGGAGAACGTCCGCAACTGCATCATCATCGACCAGTACTACTGCCTGGACAAGCGGTGCATGAACGCGTCCACGGCCGTGCGGGTCGCCAACGTGTCCTACAGCAACGTCCGGGGCTCCTACGACGTCCGCAGCGCGCCCATCCACTTCGCCTGCAGCGACGCCGTCCCCTGCACCAACGTCACGATGTCCGAGGTCGAGCTGTTGCCGTTTAGCGGGGAGCTCGTGGATGACCCTTTCTGCTGGAGCGCCTATGGGGTCCAGCAGACGCCCACGATTCCGCCGATTTCGTGCTTGCAGGACGGCCTGCCGGAGTCTCTCCTCGACGACCTAGACCTAAAGTGTCCATGA